The following coding sequences are from one Bufo bufo chromosome 2, aBufBuf1.1, whole genome shotgun sequence window:
- the PDGFRA gene encoding platelet-derived growth factor receptor alpha isoform X1: protein MWGSWVCNEKIHLRLKFPKIMAAATRMSLILGCVLIMGPWLICGELPLPVISPASDQTLRLHDSFSINCTGDSELDWDFPSSMTNDDNNVVTRSEENNSGLFLSVLELKNASAHHTGAYTCYYRDLQTDDSEIKGSEIYVYVPDPAVPFVPSVLFDHIILVSEDEIAIIACRVTDLNLQVTLRNKDDGKIVHALYDSKKGFLGIFPSGSYVCETTVSGVLFKTEEFIVQTWKANKNISVEMEATKTVFRSGETITISCVVLENEVVNLEWNYPGEQRKVGIKKVEETKLPKVRLEYTLTIPNATVMDSGEYECVVTSAIDDVMEVEKISVTVHDKGFINLTPNFGLLEFANLHEVKSFSVDVHAYPIPKMFWLKDNLTLNKSLTEITTSTLVTEEARYIAMLQLIRAKEEDSGLYTLVAQNDAENKTYSFELQIKVPALILQLADDHHGSTGQQAVECLAKGMPVPDVEWMVCKDIKRCNNDSSWSILVTNGSEISMETHQDHDNIIKSQVTFKKVEETVAIRCIARNDQAAVARELKLVAPSLRSELTVAAAVLVLLVIVIISLIVLVIIWKQKPRYEIRWRVIESISPDGHEYIYVDPMQLPYDSRWEFQRDGLVLGRILGSGAFGKVVEGTAYGLSRSQPVMKVAVKMLKPTARSSEKQALMSELKIMTHLGAHLNIVNLLGACTKSGPIYIITEYCFYGDLVNYLHKNRDNFQSRHPEKLKKDLDIFGLNPVDESTRSYVILSFENNGDYMDMKQADTTQYVPMLEINEASKYSDIQRSLYDRPASYKKKPMSEVKNLLSDDGFEGLTLLDLLSFTYQVARGMEFLASKNCVHRDLAARNVLLAHGKIVKICDFGLARDIMHDSNYVSKGSTFLPVKWMAPESIFDNLYTTLSDVWSFGILLWEIFSLGGTPYPGMVVDSTFYNKIKSGYRMTKPDHATHEVYDIMVKCWNSEPEKRPSFYHLSEIVESLLPGEYKKCYEKVLHDFLKSDHPAVTRMRSDSDNSYIGVTYKNEHKMKDRESGFDEQRLSADSGYIIPLPDIDPVSEDESGKRNRHSSQTSDESAIETGSSSSTFVKREDETIEDIEMMDDIGIDSSDLVEDSFL, encoded by the exons TTTCCAAAAATAATGGCAGCAGCCACGAGGATGTCCCTCATATTGGGATGTGTCCTAATTATGG GTCCGTGGCTTATCTGTGGGGAGCTTCCCCTACCTGTAATCTCACCAGCAAGTGACCAAACCCTACGGTTGCATGATTCTTTTTCCATCAATTGCACTGGGGATAGCGAACTGGACTGGGACTTCCCAAGCTCGATGACTAATGATGATAACAACGTGGTCACTCGCAGTGAGGAGAACAACAGCGGCTTATTTCTGTCTGTGTTAGAACTGAAGAATGCTTCTGCCCATCATACTGGAGCCTATACCTGCTATTACCGTGACCTCCAGACTGATGACAGCGAGATCAAAGGCTCAGAAATATATGTCTATGTCCCAG ATCCTGCAGTGCCCTTTGTCCCATCTGTCCTGTTTGACCACATCATTCTAGTATCAGAAGATGAAATTGCCATCATTGCATGCCGGGTCACAGATCTCAATCTCCAAGTGACTTTAAGGAACAAAGATGATGGCAAAATCGTACATGCCCTCTATGATAGCAAAAAAGGCTTTCTTGGGATTTTCCCCTCAGGTTCCTATGTCTGTGAAACAACAGTCAGTGGTGTGCTCTTCAAAACCGAAGAATTCATAGTACAAACCTGGAAAG CAAATAAAAACatcagtgtggagatggaagcaacaaagacagttttcaGATCAGGAGAAACCATCACTATTTCCTGTGTTGTCCTTGAAAATGAGGTTGTTAATTTGGAATGGAATTACCCAGGGGAGCAG AGGAAGGTCGGTATCAAAAAGGTTGAAGAAACCAAACTTCCTAAGGTGAGGCTGGAATATACACTCACCATACCAAATGCCACAGTCATGGATTCTGGGGAATATGAGTGTGTGGTCACTAGTGCTATAGATGATGTTATGGAAGTGGAAAAGATCAGCGTGACAGTTCATG ATAAAGGGTTTATAAACCTGACACCTAACTTTGGATTGCTGGAATTTGCCAACCTACACGAAGTAAAAAGTTTCTCAGTGGATGTTCATGCTTATCCAATTCCCAAAATGTTCTGGTTAAAGGACAATTTAACACTAAATAAGAGCCTGACAGAGATCACCACCAGCACACTTGTTACAGAGGAAGCTCG GTACATAGCCATGTTGCAACTCATACGTGCCAAGGAAGAAGACAGTGGGCTTTATACACTTGTAGCTCAAAATGATGCCGAAAATAAAACATACTCATTTGAACTGCAAATTAAAG TCCCAGCATTGATATTACAATTGGCGGATGATCATCACGGATCAACGGGTCAGCAGGCTGTGGAGTGTCTGGCTAAAGGGATGCCTGTGCCTGATGTGGAATGGATGGTCTGCAAAGATATCAAAag GTGCAATAATGATTCCTCCTGGTCCATTCTGGTAACCAATGGTTCAGAGATCagcatggagactcatcaggaccaTGACAACATAATAAAGAGTCAAGTGACCTTCAAGAAAGTGGAGGAGACGGTGGCAATTCGGTGCATAGCAAGGAATGATCAAGCTGCTGTGGCAAGAGAGCTGAAGTTGGTCGCACCTT ctCTACGCTCAGAACTAACTGTAGCAGCTGCAGTGCTGGTATTGCTGGTGATAGTCATTATCTCACTCATAGTCCTTGTCATCATATGGAAACAG AAACCAAGATATGAAATTAGATGGCGAGTCATTGAGTCAATAAGCCCCGATGGGCATGAGTATATCTATGTGGACCCGATGCAACTGCCCTATGATTCAAGATGGGAATTTCAAAGAGATGGACTTGTTCTCG GGCGAATCCTCGGATCTGGTGCCTTTGGTAAAGTAGTGGAAGGCACTGCATATGGACTTAGTCGTTCACAGCCTGTGATGAAAGTAGCTGTAAAAATGCTGAAGC CTACTGCAAGATCAAGTGAGAAGCAGGCTCTTATGTCTGAACTCAAGATAATGACACATCTTGGAGCCCATCTGAACATAGTGAATTTGCTGGGTGCTTGTACCAAGTCAG gacctatTTATATTATTACTGAATATTGCTTTTATGGGGACTTGGTGAATTACCTGCATAAAAACCGAGATAATTTCCAAAGTCGACACCCAGAGAAGCTAAAGAAAGATCTTGATATCTTTGGTCTGAACCCAGTTGATGAGAGCACAAGGAG CTATGTGATTTTATCTTTTGAAAACAATGGTGACTACATGGACATGAAGCAGGCTGACACCACCCAATATGTGCCTATGTTGGAGATAAATGAGGCGTCCAAATATTCTGACATTCAGAGATCTCTGTATGACCGCCCTGCCTCTTACAAGAAGAAGCCCATGTCAG AAGTGAAAAACCTCCTCTCGGATGATGGATTTGAGGGCTTGACTCTACTGGATTTACTCAGCTTCACATATCAGGTTGCCCGCGGCATGGAGTTTTTAGCATCTAAAAAT TGTGTACACCGTGACTTGGCAGCTCGCAACGTcctactggcacatgggaaaaTTGTGAAGATCTGTGACTTTGGTCTAGCCAGAGACATCATGCATGATTCCAATTATGTATCAAAGGGCAGT ACTTTCCTCCCGGTCAAGTGGATGGCACCAGAAAGTATCTTTGATAATCTCTACACAACTCTAAGTGATGTGTGGTCATTCGGTATCCTGCTTTGGGAAATATTCTCCCTCG GTGGGACACCTTACCCGGGAATGGTGGTCGACTCTACAttctataacaaaataaaaagtgGCTACAGAATGACAAAACCAGACCATGCTACCCATGAAGT ATACGACATTATGGTGAAGTGCTGGAACAGTGAGCCAGAAAAGAGACCCTCATTCTATCATTTGAGTGAAATAGTCGAAAGTCTCCTTCCTGGGGAATACAAAAAG TGTTATGAGAAAGTTCTTCATGACTTCTTAAAAAGTGACCATCCTGCCGTCACTCGCATGAGAAGTGATAGTGACAATTCGTACATCGGAGTGACCTACAAGAATGAGCACAAAATGAAGGACAGAGAAAGTGGCTTTGATGAGCAGAGACTTAGTGCTGACAGCGGCTACATTATTCCCCTACCAGACATTGACCCAGTGTCAGAGGATGAATCCGGCAAGAGAAACAGGCACAG CTCCCAAACATCTGATGAAAGTGCAATTGAAACAGGATCTAGCAGCTCCACATTTGTCAAGAGAGAGGACGAGACCATTGAAGACATTGAGATGATGGATGACATTGGTATAGATTCATCAGATCTAGTTGAGGACAGTTTCCTTTAA
- the PDGFRA gene encoding platelet-derived growth factor receptor alpha isoform X2, with protein sequence MAAATRMSLILGCVLIMGPWLICGELPLPVISPASDQTLRLHDSFSINCTGDSELDWDFPSSMTNDDNNVVTRSEENNSGLFLSVLELKNASAHHTGAYTCYYRDLQTDDSEIKGSEIYVYVPDPAVPFVPSVLFDHIILVSEDEIAIIACRVTDLNLQVTLRNKDDGKIVHALYDSKKGFLGIFPSGSYVCETTVSGVLFKTEEFIVQTWKANKNISVEMEATKTVFRSGETITISCVVLENEVVNLEWNYPGEQRKVGIKKVEETKLPKVRLEYTLTIPNATVMDSGEYECVVTSAIDDVMEVEKISVTVHDKGFINLTPNFGLLEFANLHEVKSFSVDVHAYPIPKMFWLKDNLTLNKSLTEITTSTLVTEEARYIAMLQLIRAKEEDSGLYTLVAQNDAENKTYSFELQIKVPALILQLADDHHGSTGQQAVECLAKGMPVPDVEWMVCKDIKRCNNDSSWSILVTNGSEISMETHQDHDNIIKSQVTFKKVEETVAIRCIARNDQAAVARELKLVAPSLRSELTVAAAVLVLLVIVIISLIVLVIIWKQKPRYEIRWRVIESISPDGHEYIYVDPMQLPYDSRWEFQRDGLVLGRILGSGAFGKVVEGTAYGLSRSQPVMKVAVKMLKPTARSSEKQALMSELKIMTHLGAHLNIVNLLGACTKSGPIYIITEYCFYGDLVNYLHKNRDNFQSRHPEKLKKDLDIFGLNPVDESTRSYVILSFENNGDYMDMKQADTTQYVPMLEINEASKYSDIQRSLYDRPASYKKKPMSEVKNLLSDDGFEGLTLLDLLSFTYQVARGMEFLASKNCVHRDLAARNVLLAHGKIVKICDFGLARDIMHDSNYVSKGSTFLPVKWMAPESIFDNLYTTLSDVWSFGILLWEIFSLGGTPYPGMVVDSTFYNKIKSGYRMTKPDHATHEVYDIMVKCWNSEPEKRPSFYHLSEIVESLLPGEYKKCYEKVLHDFLKSDHPAVTRMRSDSDNSYIGVTYKNEHKMKDRESGFDEQRLSADSGYIIPLPDIDPVSEDESGKRNRHSSQTSDESAIETGSSSSTFVKREDETIEDIEMMDDIGIDSSDLVEDSFL encoded by the exons ATGGCAGCAGCCACGAGGATGTCCCTCATATTGGGATGTGTCCTAATTATGG GTCCGTGGCTTATCTGTGGGGAGCTTCCCCTACCTGTAATCTCACCAGCAAGTGACCAAACCCTACGGTTGCATGATTCTTTTTCCATCAATTGCACTGGGGATAGCGAACTGGACTGGGACTTCCCAAGCTCGATGACTAATGATGATAACAACGTGGTCACTCGCAGTGAGGAGAACAACAGCGGCTTATTTCTGTCTGTGTTAGAACTGAAGAATGCTTCTGCCCATCATACTGGAGCCTATACCTGCTATTACCGTGACCTCCAGACTGATGACAGCGAGATCAAAGGCTCAGAAATATATGTCTATGTCCCAG ATCCTGCAGTGCCCTTTGTCCCATCTGTCCTGTTTGACCACATCATTCTAGTATCAGAAGATGAAATTGCCATCATTGCATGCCGGGTCACAGATCTCAATCTCCAAGTGACTTTAAGGAACAAAGATGATGGCAAAATCGTACATGCCCTCTATGATAGCAAAAAAGGCTTTCTTGGGATTTTCCCCTCAGGTTCCTATGTCTGTGAAACAACAGTCAGTGGTGTGCTCTTCAAAACCGAAGAATTCATAGTACAAACCTGGAAAG CAAATAAAAACatcagtgtggagatggaagcaacaaagacagttttcaGATCAGGAGAAACCATCACTATTTCCTGTGTTGTCCTTGAAAATGAGGTTGTTAATTTGGAATGGAATTACCCAGGGGAGCAG AGGAAGGTCGGTATCAAAAAGGTTGAAGAAACCAAACTTCCTAAGGTGAGGCTGGAATATACACTCACCATACCAAATGCCACAGTCATGGATTCTGGGGAATATGAGTGTGTGGTCACTAGTGCTATAGATGATGTTATGGAAGTGGAAAAGATCAGCGTGACAGTTCATG ATAAAGGGTTTATAAACCTGACACCTAACTTTGGATTGCTGGAATTTGCCAACCTACACGAAGTAAAAAGTTTCTCAGTGGATGTTCATGCTTATCCAATTCCCAAAATGTTCTGGTTAAAGGACAATTTAACACTAAATAAGAGCCTGACAGAGATCACCACCAGCACACTTGTTACAGAGGAAGCTCG GTACATAGCCATGTTGCAACTCATACGTGCCAAGGAAGAAGACAGTGGGCTTTATACACTTGTAGCTCAAAATGATGCCGAAAATAAAACATACTCATTTGAACTGCAAATTAAAG TCCCAGCATTGATATTACAATTGGCGGATGATCATCACGGATCAACGGGTCAGCAGGCTGTGGAGTGTCTGGCTAAAGGGATGCCTGTGCCTGATGTGGAATGGATGGTCTGCAAAGATATCAAAag GTGCAATAATGATTCCTCCTGGTCCATTCTGGTAACCAATGGTTCAGAGATCagcatggagactcatcaggaccaTGACAACATAATAAAGAGTCAAGTGACCTTCAAGAAAGTGGAGGAGACGGTGGCAATTCGGTGCATAGCAAGGAATGATCAAGCTGCTGTGGCAAGAGAGCTGAAGTTGGTCGCACCTT ctCTACGCTCAGAACTAACTGTAGCAGCTGCAGTGCTGGTATTGCTGGTGATAGTCATTATCTCACTCATAGTCCTTGTCATCATATGGAAACAG AAACCAAGATATGAAATTAGATGGCGAGTCATTGAGTCAATAAGCCCCGATGGGCATGAGTATATCTATGTGGACCCGATGCAACTGCCCTATGATTCAAGATGGGAATTTCAAAGAGATGGACTTGTTCTCG GGCGAATCCTCGGATCTGGTGCCTTTGGTAAAGTAGTGGAAGGCACTGCATATGGACTTAGTCGTTCACAGCCTGTGATGAAAGTAGCTGTAAAAATGCTGAAGC CTACTGCAAGATCAAGTGAGAAGCAGGCTCTTATGTCTGAACTCAAGATAATGACACATCTTGGAGCCCATCTGAACATAGTGAATTTGCTGGGTGCTTGTACCAAGTCAG gacctatTTATATTATTACTGAATATTGCTTTTATGGGGACTTGGTGAATTACCTGCATAAAAACCGAGATAATTTCCAAAGTCGACACCCAGAGAAGCTAAAGAAAGATCTTGATATCTTTGGTCTGAACCCAGTTGATGAGAGCACAAGGAG CTATGTGATTTTATCTTTTGAAAACAATGGTGACTACATGGACATGAAGCAGGCTGACACCACCCAATATGTGCCTATGTTGGAGATAAATGAGGCGTCCAAATATTCTGACATTCAGAGATCTCTGTATGACCGCCCTGCCTCTTACAAGAAGAAGCCCATGTCAG AAGTGAAAAACCTCCTCTCGGATGATGGATTTGAGGGCTTGACTCTACTGGATTTACTCAGCTTCACATATCAGGTTGCCCGCGGCATGGAGTTTTTAGCATCTAAAAAT TGTGTACACCGTGACTTGGCAGCTCGCAACGTcctactggcacatgggaaaaTTGTGAAGATCTGTGACTTTGGTCTAGCCAGAGACATCATGCATGATTCCAATTATGTATCAAAGGGCAGT ACTTTCCTCCCGGTCAAGTGGATGGCACCAGAAAGTATCTTTGATAATCTCTACACAACTCTAAGTGATGTGTGGTCATTCGGTATCCTGCTTTGGGAAATATTCTCCCTCG GTGGGACACCTTACCCGGGAATGGTGGTCGACTCTACAttctataacaaaataaaaagtgGCTACAGAATGACAAAACCAGACCATGCTACCCATGAAGT ATACGACATTATGGTGAAGTGCTGGAACAGTGAGCCAGAAAAGAGACCCTCATTCTATCATTTGAGTGAAATAGTCGAAAGTCTCCTTCCTGGGGAATACAAAAAG TGTTATGAGAAAGTTCTTCATGACTTCTTAAAAAGTGACCATCCTGCCGTCACTCGCATGAGAAGTGATAGTGACAATTCGTACATCGGAGTGACCTACAAGAATGAGCACAAAATGAAGGACAGAGAAAGTGGCTTTGATGAGCAGAGACTTAGTGCTGACAGCGGCTACATTATTCCCCTACCAGACATTGACCCAGTGTCAGAGGATGAATCCGGCAAGAGAAACAGGCACAG CTCCCAAACATCTGATGAAAGTGCAATTGAAACAGGATCTAGCAGCTCCACATTTGTCAAGAGAGAGGACGAGACCATTGAAGACATTGAGATGATGGATGACATTGGTATAGATTCATCAGATCTAGTTGAGGACAGTTTCCTTTAA